A section of the Streptococcus oriscaviae genome encodes:
- a CDS encoding bifunctional 4-hydroxy-2-oxoglutarate aldolase/2-dehydro-3-deoxy-phosphogluconate aldolase codes for MSQSQILSQLRKQGLVVVVRGDRKEDGVKASQACISGGISAIEVAYTNPDANLIIADLRQTYQENPDVLIGAGTVLDPVTARQAIMAGASFIVAPSFNEEVARLCHLYAVPYIPGCMTLTEITRALEAGCEMVKLFPASVFGPSYVSAIKAPLPQVSIMVTGGVNLGNASTWFAAGVDAIGVGGEFNQLAAQGQFDRIQEMAAAYAGMVVSS; via the coding sequence ATGAGTCAATCACAAATCCTTTCTCAGTTGAGAAAACAAGGTTTAGTTGTCGTGGTTCGAGGTGATAGGAAAGAAGATGGTGTAAAAGCATCGCAAGCCTGTATTTCAGGTGGAATATCAGCAATCGAAGTGGCCTACACCAACCCAGATGCGAATCTGATTATTGCTGATTTACGTCAGACCTATCAGGAAAATCCTGATGTGCTGATCGGAGCTGGAACGGTACTGGATCCGGTCACTGCTCGTCAGGCCATTATGGCAGGTGCATCATTTATTGTGGCTCCTTCCTTTAACGAAGAAGTAGCAAGGCTTTGTCATCTCTATGCAGTGCCCTACATTCCGGGCTGTATGACCTTGACAGAAATTACTCGGGCCTTGGAAGCAGGTTGTGAGATGGTTAAGCTCTTTCCTGCTAGTGTATTTGGGCCAAGCTATGTTTCAGCGATTAAGGCTCCTCTGCCTCAAGTATCTATCATGGTGACTGGCGGAGTCAATCTAGGCAATGCTTCGACCTGGTTTGCAGCAGGTGTAGATGCAATTGGTGTTGGAGGTGAGTTCAACCAGCTTGCAGCCCAGGGGCAATTTGATCGTATCCAAGAGATGGCTGCTGCTTATGCAGGTATGGTCGTTTCGTCATAA